The stretch of DNA GCCATTCGCATCGGTGATGCAAACTGTATAAACAGAACTTGCGCAAAGTCCGGTTGCCGTTACTGTTGTTTGTATAGGAGAAGTTGACCAGCTATACGTATAGGGTGTTGTTCCTCCAGATGCGGATGAGGAAGCAGTTCCATCACAGCAGGAACTGCATGAAGCATTTGAAAGCGGAGTTGCCGTTACCGCCATGGCTGCCGGTTCTGTAATGGCAACAATGGCAATGCTTAAACATCCGACAGCATCGCTGACTGTAACTGTGTACTGACCTGCGCTTAACCCCGTTGCAGTTGCTCCTGTTTGAGCAGGTGATGTATTCCATACATATATATAAGGAGGAGTTGCTCCTGTTGCGGTTGCGGTGGCTGTTCCATCACTTACCCCGTTGCACGAAGTATTTGTTTGTGCAGAGATGAATGCAGTTGGTCCGTTTGAATTCACGATCATAGCCGTTGCGGTTTTTGTGCATCCGTTCGCATCAGTAATGGTTACCGTATAACTTCCTGCGGATAAAGAATTAGCCGTGGCGGTTGTTTGCCCTGAACTCCAGTTATAAGAATACGGAGCTGCGCCATTGCTTACAGAAGCAGTTGCACTTCCGTCATTGTTGCCGCAAGTTGCGCTTGAAGAGCTGATGGAAACAGTCATTCCGTTTGGCTGAATGATGGTAGTAGAAGATTGGCTTGTGCATCCGCTGGCATCCGTCACTGTCACTATATAATTTCCTGCGCTCAATCCGGTTGCTGTAACTGTTGTTTGCGCAGGAACTGTAGACCATGAATAAGTATAGGGAGATGTTCCTCCGCTCACGGATGAAGTTGCTGTTCCGTCATTGCCGCCATTGCAGGAGACATTTGTCTGCGATGCAATAGTTACAACAGGTGCGTTGGCAACAATGATGGTGGCGGTTGCAGTTTGTGTGCATCCGCTGGCATCGGTTACTGCAATCGTATAAGTTCCTGCCGCTAATCCTGTAACGCATGAGGTAGAGCCGGGAACAGGAGACCAACTATATGTATAGGGAGCAGTTCCTCCTGAAACAGCTACGCAGGCACTACCGGTAGTGCTTCCGCAAGTTCCGTTTGTGGTAGTGACGGAAGTGGTGAGTGCTGCCGGCTCAGAAATAGTTGCAGTTGTTACACTCGTGCATCCGTTGGCATCGGCAATAGTAACAGAATATGTTCCGGCACTTAATCCAGTAGCAGAAGCATTGGTTCCTCCGGAGGGAGACCAGTTATAGGTGTAGGGTAATGTTCCTCCTGTGGCTGATGAAGTTGCGCTTCCATCATTTCCTCCGTTGCAAGTTACATTTGTTGAAGAAGAAATGAATGAATTGGGTCCGTTCGTGCTACTAACAGTTGCTATTGCAGTTTGTGTACAGCCGTTTGCATCAGTAACTGTAACAGTATATGTTCCTGCTGCAAGTCCTGTGGCTGTTTGCGTGTTTTGTCCTCCGGGTACCCAAGCGTAAGTGAAAGAACCCGTTCCTCCGCTTGCGTTTACCGTTGCAGTTCCTGTATTGCTTCCGCAGGCAGTACCAGTAGTAGTTGTGCTTGCAGTAATTGCTGTCGGCTGAGTGATGGAAACAGTTGTTGTGTTAGTGCAGCCGTTCGCATCGGCAACGGTTATCGTGTAAGTGCCGGCACAAAGATTAGTAAGCGGGAATGGTGAATAAGTATAGGGACTTGTTCCACCACTTGCAATTGGTATTACCGTTCCATCGCAAGTTCCATTACAACTCACATTTGTTTGTGATGAAACAGAAACAGTTGGTGTGCTCGTACTATTCACTGTTCCTGCTGCGGTTTGCATACATCCGTTCGCATCAGTTATCGTTACGATGTATCCACCTGCTGGCATTCCGGTGGCAGTAGAAGTTGTTTGAACAGGAGTCGTGGACCAGCTATATGTGTAAGATGGAACTCCTCCCGATGCATTTACTGTTGCTGTTCCGTTATTGTTTCCGCAGGTAGTATTGGTTGTCACCACGGTGGCGGTAATTGCAGCGGGCTGAGTGATGGTAACCACAGATGTTCCGGTGCAGCCAACTGCATCGGAGATTACTGCTGTGTAAGTTCCTGCTGTCATCCCGGTAGCAGTGGGTGTAAACTGAAAGGGCGATGTGGTCCATCCGTATGTATAAGGAAGAGTTCCTCCGGTAGCAGATGAGGTGGCAGAACCATTATTTCCACCGAAGCAGGAAACATTGGTCTGCGATGAAATGGTAACAGTTGGTCCGTTGATAGTATTGACTGTGCCTGCTGCTGTTTGTGTGCATCCGTTAGCATCTGTAATCAGAACCGTATATGTTCCTACTCCCAATCCGGTGGCAGTAGTTGTTGTTTGAACGGGAGAACTCGTCCAGCTATAGGTATAAGAAGGAACTCCTCCCGATACATTTATTGTTGCTGTTCCTGTATTGCTTCCGCAGGCAGTATTGGTGGTAGAAATTGTTGTTGTGATGGCAGTGGGCTCAGTGATGGTTACTGTTGTGGTTCCAGAACAACTGTTTGCGTCTGTTACTGTCACCGTATAATTTCCTGCAGTCAATCCTGTGGCAGCAGAAGTGGTTCCTCCTGATGGAGACCATGCATACGTATATGCCGGTGTTCCGCCTGTAACAGTAGCAGCAGCCGAACCATTATTTCCACCGTTGCATAAAACATTTGTCTGAGATGAAATAGTAACTGTTGTACCACCGGTAGTTGTAATTACTGCAGCATGTGCCTGCACGCAGCCATTGGCATCAGTACCTGTTACTGTATAATTTCCTGCTGCTAATCCGGTGGCGGTTGCAGTAGTTTGTCCCGTAGGATTCCATGTATAAGCATAAGGGAGTGTTCCTCCCGAAGCATTTAAGGTGGCGCTTCCATCACTGCTTCCGCAGGTGGCATTGGTTACGCTTACAGAACCTGTAAAGATTGTTGGCTCAGTGATGGCAACGGTTGCCGTTGCCGTGCAGCCGGTTCCATCGGTAATAAGCACTGTATAATTTGCAGCTATTAATCCGGTGGCGGCAGAAGTGGTTCCTCCCGAAGGAGACCATGCATACGTGTATGCCGGTGTTCCGCCTGTAATAGTGGCAGCAGCCGAACCGTTATTTCCTCCGAAGCAGGAAACATTTGTTGAAGATGAAATAGCCACTGAGGGACCGGTGGAAGTTACTGTTGCCGTTGCAACGATGGTACATGCGTTTGCATCTGAAACGGTGACTGTATAAACTCCTGCTGCTATTCCGGTAACCACCTGAGTGGTTGCTCCTCCCGGTGCCCAGTTGTAGGTGTAGGCGCCAGTTCCTCCGGCTACATTCACTCCAACCGCTCCGTCATTATTGCCGCAAGTGGCGGGGTTTGCTCCTACCGTAGTAGTGAGCGCTGTTGGCTGAGTAATGGTTACCGAATTTGTTTCTGTGTTTCCATATGCATCAGAAACAACAACGGTGTATGATGTTGCGCAAAGACCGGTGGCGGTTTGAGTGGTTTGTCCGCCTGTCCATAAATAAGTATAAGGAAGAAGTGTGGCTCCGGTTGGATTCACAGTTGCAACGCCATTGCAAACGCCATTGCACAAAAGATTTGTTTGCAGCGTAGTTGTCTCAATGCAGGAAAAAAACTTTGCAAGAAAGCCATCGTTATTCGGATTGCTTCCTCCATAGGTATTTTGAAATCCGCTTCCGGCAATTCCAGCCACGCTGTTGGTGTATCCTGCCATGTGAATTCTTCCTGCTTTATAGGATAATCCCATTGCCTGGTCAGAACCTGTGCCTCCTAAATAGGTTCCGCATATGCGATTTCCACTAAGACCGAATTTTATGAGCATGGCATCATTGCCTGTTCCGTAGATAGTTTGAAAACCATCAGCGGTGGCTATGCCTGCTGCGCTGGAGGTTCGCCCTCCGAGATAACTGTTTCCTTCTTCATCGGAAGCCACTGCGTATCCTCTGTCATCGCCCGGTTGGGTTCCGTAATATGTTCCCCACGCGCGGCTTCCGGCTGAACCAAACCTTACAAGGTATGCATCGTAAGTACCGCCTCCGCTATATGCTGTTTGATACGCTCCGACAGAAGCAATGGCGGTATTGCTCATGGTTCTTCCTGCCATAAAAATATTTGTATCTGAAATGGCAATGGCTCTTCCTTCATCTGTTCCTCCACCTCCGTAATACGTTCCCCATAAACGCACTCCGTTATTATCAAACTTTACAAGGAATGCATCTGTTCCTCCTCCGTAAACTGTCTGCCATGCGCCCGGTGAAGAAATATTGGTATTGCTGGCGGTAAGTCCTCCTATATATATATTGTCTGCCGCATCGGTAACAACACCATAGCCCACATCTTGCCCGGCTCCTCCGTAATAGGTTGACCACTGCCCTGTGCCGCTGCCGTCAAACTCTACCACAAACGCATCTGTTCCTCCTCCATAAACTGTTTGATGCGCGCCAAGGGTTGCAATACCTGTTCCGCTGGATGTTCTTCCTGTAAGAATTACATTTCCGTTTCCATCGGTTCCAACTCCGATTTCGGGAGTAGAGCCGGTGTTTGCTTCGGCTCCGGTGCTTCCGAAATATCTTCCCCAGATTCGGTTTCCGCCTGAATCAAATTTTACGAGGAATGCATCGGATGCTCCTGCATAGGGAGTAAATCCGGAAGCAATATTGTTGGCGCTGGTGGTATAACCCGCCAGATAAACATCTCCGTTCACATCCACCGCAACCGCATATCCCTGGTCAGTGCCGCTGCCACCATAGTAAGTTGACCACAGGCGGTTTCCGTTTGAATCAAACTTCACCAGGAAACCATCGCTGATACCGCCACCGTATACATTCTGAAATCCACCGGAACCAAAATACCCGGTGTTATCAGGAGTTACTCCTGCCAGATAGGTGTTGCCCGCAGCGTCATTCGCCACGCTGTAGCCAAAATCACTTTGCGTGTTGCCGTAGTAGGTTCCCCACTGGCGGATGTCTTGCGAAACACCGATTACACTGATTAATGAAAAGATTACACCGATTGCGGAAGTAAGAGTATTTTTTTTCATGTGGAAATATTTTTTGAAAGAGAGAATTTTTGCGGACAACAAATGTATATATAATAAATAGTATGACGAAGATTCTTTTCTAAAGGTTGCATTGCGCTTAACTCAGTTGGTCATTGGTCATTAGTCACTGGCTGTTACTAATGACTAATCGCTAATAACTAATATGTCGGTCGCAAAAATTTTGTTGTCTTGTGTGAGCCGAATGAAATACAACCCGCTTGGAAGATTGTTACGGGAGAGAGTAAATGAATGACCTGTTATATTGTTATATTGTTTTACTGTCTGCCCGAAACAATTGTAAAGGGTGAGGGTTGCGTTGGTTAAATAATTATCTGTGTGCAAAGTTGTCTCACTTGAAAATGGATTTGGGAAAATAGAAAGTTCTGATAAAGAATTTATGAAAGGTACATTCGCTGCAAATGCATATTCAGGCAAATGACAATTGAACCAAGGACCGACAGAGAATGAACTATTGGCATACAGATACCCTCCGTTGGAAATAATTCCATAAAGAGTAAGAATTACTATGCCTGGATACAGACAGTTAACATTTCCTCCGGGAATGGAAAGAGTATCCAATTCAAGAATACCGTACGTAATAAGTTTTGCATTTGTGTTAACTGAAAGTTTCTCGTGACCACAAATACCTCCCATGCTATCAATTTGCAGGTAAGCTCCCATATTTAAAGTAAGAGTTGCATTAATAATAACAGGATGTTTTATCAGGAAGGTGTCTGAACTGGTGTATGGTGGTGCCATTCCTCCAAGCCATACTCCACCACTATTCCAATAACCATTGCTAACTGTTTCCCATTTATTAGCTTCAGTTACATTTACTAGAAATAAACATAAAGAAAATACAATTAAAAGTTTTTTCATTGCCTTTGTATTACTGTCAAGATGCAAAGTAACCGTTAAAGGTTGCGTTGTATTTTTGTATTGTGGATAATTCGTTTTATCCGTAACAAATCCCGCAAGGGAATAGGATTCGTCCGTAGGCGAATATACGATTTATCACAATAATCTTTGTGCTTAGTTTCACAACCTCTCTCCGCCATAACTTCGCGGGGGAGCAACTCAATTCCATATGGGAACAAAGTACCCGCATATGGGAGCAATCTTTTCCCGCAAGGGAGGGAAATACACTCATACGGGGACAACCCTATCGCCTATGATAGCAATCCTATCACATATAGGAACAAAGCATTGGCATATGGGAGCAATCCTTTCCCACATGGGAGCGAAATGAACCCATAAACAAATGACCCATTTTTAGCGTATTTTTAGCCAAAGATGTGCCAAACATGGGCATGAACAAGTTGAACATGCCCATGGCTAACTTAAACATGCACATGATTGAAACAACCATGCACATGCATAGATAGTATAGGGGTATGAACAGGTTGAACATGGACATGGATAACTTATACATACTCATTAATGAATTGATAATTGGCATGGATAAAACACACATGGGCATGATTGAAACGCACATATCCATAACCCTAAATCTCCAAACAAATTTTTCTAGGACTTACACACTCTGTAAAACTCTGTGTTTCTCCGTAAGAGTTTCACAGAGAAATACAAAATTGCGTAAGTCCTATTTTCCTACTTTCGCTGCTTAATACAGATTAAATGCAGATGCAGACAGATTAAATAATGCAGATGCAAACAGATTAATCAGTTTGAATCCGTGTCTTTCATCCGTCTGAATCATTTCCTAAATGAACAAAGGTCGCCTCTCACTTATCTATCTCAGCATTGTTTCGCTCTATGGCATCCTCATGCTTGCAGAACAAAACGTGTGGATGGGGCTTTCCTCCTCAGTACTCATCCCGCTGAGAATTATTGTACTCCTTGCTTTCGGTTATTTCGTCACAAAACAAAAATCTCTTACGGCATGGATTCTTTACAGTATGTTTCTGGGTGTGGAGATCGGTCATGATGTTCCTGACTTTGCCATCCACCTGAAAATCTGCAGCAAGATATTTCTTAAACTTATTAAAACCATTATTGCTCCATTGATTTTTGCCACGCTCGTGGTGGGAATTGCAGGTCATTCTAATTTAAAGCAAGTGGGAAGGATGGGACTCAAAGCCATTCTCTATTTTGAAATCATTACAACCATCGCTCTGTTCATCGGGCTGGCGGCAATAAATATTTCACAGGCGGGAGTGGGAGTTCAACTTCCAGTTAATGAAGTTCATTCAGAAAATTTAATTGCCGCCAAACAATCTGCCGAAGAAATCATTCTGCACATCTTTCCCGAGAACATTGCCAAATCCATTTCTGAAGGACAGGTTCTGCAGATAGTAATCTTCAGCATTTTATTTGCTATTGGATTAGCATTAGTCAGCGAGGCAAAACGAAAACCCATGCTCGACTTCACCGAAAGTTTAGCGGAAGTAATGTTCAAGTTCACCAAAGTAGTAATGTACTTTGCACCTGTGGGTGTGGGCGCAGCCATTGCCTACACGGTGAGCCACATGGGGCTTGGAATTTTAGTTAATCTGTTTCAACTTCTCGCTACTTTATACGGAGCGCTCATCTTTTTCCTTTTGTTTGTTCTTCTTCCGGTTGCATTATTCTTCAAAGTGCCGCTGAAAAAATTTATTAACGCCATCATTGAACCCGTTTCCATCGCCTTCGCCACAACCAGTTCAGAAGCCGCTCTGCCCAAGGCAATGGAGAACATGGAAAAGTTTGGCGTACCCAGAAAAATTGTCGCGTTTGTTTTGCCAACCGGTTATAGTTTCAATCTTGACGGCACTACATTATATCTTTCACTCGCATCGGTATTTGTGGCACAGGCAGCAGGCATTGATATGAGTTGGAAAGAACAACTGATGATGGTGTTCACGCTCATGTTAACGAGCAAAGGAGTGGCGGGAGTTCCAAGAGCATCGTTAGTTATTCTTCTTGGCACAGCCGCTTCTTTCGGACTTCCTGTTGAACCCATATTTATTATTCTGGGGATAGACGAACTCATGGACATGGCGCGCACCTCTGTAAATGTTATTGGCAATTGTTTGGCAACGGTGGTGATTGCGAAATGGGAAGGAGAGTATAAACAGCCGATGGATGATATTAATGAGATTAAATTGACTTAGATTATAATGCCAATATACGAATTGATACTAATGAAACAAATAATACAAATGATGCGAATTTTCTATTCGTATGTTGGTATCTCTATTAGTATCATTAGTACGCATTAGTATATTAGCATTACGCTTAATTATGCATGACACCTGGGAATTTCTGAAAACACTCACCAATCCGGAGTCCATCATATTATATGGAGGGCTTGCATTGCTTCTCTTCGTCATCTTTGCTGAAACAGGTTTGATGATTGGCTTTTTTCTGCCTGGTGATTCACTCGTTTTTGTTTCAGGGCTTTTATGCGGAACAAAACCCGAATTGCTGGGAATAGAAATTTACACCCTCATCCTTTCCATGAGCATTGCTGCCATCCTCGGAAACGTTACCGGATATTACTTTGGAATAAAAATCGGACCAGCGCTTTTCACTAAAGATGACAATTTGATTTTCAAAAAAAAATATGTTGTCATCACCCGTTCGTTTTACGACAGGCACGGAGGCAAATCGCTCATACTCGGCAGGTTTCTTCCCATCATCAGAACCTTCGCGCCCATTCTAGCCGGTGTGATAAAAATGGATTTGAAAATATTTTTATTTCACACCGTTGCAGGAGCAATTCTATGGATTGGCTCATTATCAATTCTGGGATACTATCTCGGAAGAATTGTTTGGGTGAAAGAAAACGTAGAGTGGTTTATCTTTGCTCTTCTCATCCTTACAACGATTCCTTTTATAAGTACATATATGAAGGAAAGGTTAAGGAAGGAAGGTTAAGGTTAAGAGAATACAAAATACTTTCTTTCCTCAACCTCATCCTTTAACCTGAACCTATTTCTACCACTTACTCATATAAACAACCAGATACTAAAAAATAAAACTATATCACATTTTTTTTTAAGTTTGCCGCGATTTTTGATGCACCTTTGTCAAACAAACAAACACGAATTTACTAATCACACTTCGTATAATGATTTTTTTATTTGTGAATTAGTACATATTGGTATTTTTGTAGGCATAACTTTAAACATTAAACTATAAACTATAAAATCTATGGGCAAGAAATCAAATCCGATGAACAACCTCATCATCATCATTGCGACAATCGTAATTGGATGGGCGCTTTATATGCTGGTGCTTGGCAACGGCTCCAACTTTGAAGAAGGCGACAATACAAAACACCCTCTCAACATCATGGGCATCATGTATAAAGGAGGAATCATCGTTCCGTTCCTGATTGCCGTGAACCTCATCGTAATTTCTTTCACAATCGAAAGATTCATCACGCTGGGTAAAGTGAGCGGGAAAGGAAACGTGCAATCATTTATCCGCAATATCCGTAATTTCATTTCCAACAATCAAGTGAGTGAAGCCATTGCTGAATGCGATAAGCAAAAAGGTTCCATTGCGAATGTAGTGCGTTCCGGCTTGGGTGAATACGAGCGTGTTCAGAATGATGGCTCAATGGATAAAGAAAGAAAAATAGCTGCCATCCAAAAAGGGTTGGAAGAAGCAACAGCGCTGGAACTTCCGATGATGTCTAAAAATCTTGTGATACTTTCCACCTGCGCATCTATTGCCGTATTGATTGGTCTTATCGGAACAGTGGTGGGAATGATTCGCGCCTTCAGCGCCATGGCGCAGGCAGGAGCTCCTGATACAGTGGCGCTAGCTACCGGTATTTCTGAAGCACTTGTAAATACTTTCTTCGGAATTCTTGGCTCAACGCTCGCTATTATTCTGTATAACTATTTCAGTTCAAAAGTTGATGCACTCACTTACGCGATTGACGAAGCAGGATACAGCATCGTTCAAACATTCGCAACAAAAAACAAGTAATTTGAAAATGTATTAATTTGAAAATTTGAAGATGATGAGTTTAATTTTCAAATTCTCAAATTCTCAAATTGGCTAATTAAGATTATGGGCAAAATAAAAGTACCGAAAAGCGCTCCCTCTCTCGATATGACACCGATGGTGGATCTGGCGTTTTTGCTCGTAACTTTTTTCATGCTCACTGCAAAGTTCCGCGTGAATGAAGCGGTTCCTGTTTTACCGCCTTCCTCCCATTCAGAAAAAATCCTTCCTGAAAACACTTTGCAGGTTACCATTGATACAGGCGGAAGAGTATTCTTCGCGCTTGACGGACAGGTAGAGCGAAGAAATTTGCTTGCAGAAATGGGTCAGAAATATAATATCTCTTTCACTGATCAGGATGCGAAACGCTTTTCCGTGATGTCAGAGTTCGGAGTTCCGATGACACAACTTCTTGCTTATATCCGCGGAGGAGAAAAAGAAAGAGGGAAATTTGACAGAGAGTCAACAGGCATTCCGATAGATTCAATGAACAACCAGCTTGGCGACTGGATTGCTTTCGGATGGAACGAAAAACAACGGTTTCAGCAAACCAATAATGTAGCAAAAGATCACTGGTGCCGTATTGCGATAAAAGCAGACGGTCAAACAAATTATAAAGCAGTGAAAAGGGTGATTCAGATTTTTCAGGACAGAAACCTGAACAGTTTCAACCTTATCACGGATATGGAAATGGAACAAGTAGAATGATTAAGGATTAAGGAATTAGGATTTGGGATTTTAAAATCCTAATTCCTTAATCCTAAATTTAAGTTATGTCAGAAATAATTGAAAGCGGTGGCGGTGGCAGCCACGGCAAACATCAGAAGAAAAGAGCGAAGAAACATTCCTCACGTGTGGACATGACGCCCATGGTGGATTTGGGATTTCTTCTGCTGACTTTCTTTGTGCTTACTACCCAGTTCAGTAAACCCAAGACGATGGAGATCAACATGCCCGTGATTCCGAAAGATACAACCAAAAGAATGAAAATTGAAGATGAAACCGCTCTCACGCTTCTTCTTACTGACAAAAAAGAAAAAATATATTACTATTATGGAAAGTTCAAGCCCGATGCATCAATAATTAAAAACACAGATTATTCAAAGGAAGGAGTCAGAAAAGTTTTCAGAGACAGGAATAAAGAAGTGATTGACCAAGTAAAACAATTAAAAGACAAACTCGTTAAACACCAGATTGCCGACACAACCTACAAACGAATGTCCATGAGCATCAAAGGAGATAAAAAAGCAGTGTTTGTCATTGTGAAAGCAGATGACAAAGCCAAATATAAAAGCATTATTGACGTAATTGATGAATTGAATGTGGCAGATATCGGAAAATATGCACTGGTGGATATTTCACCTGCGGAAAAAGAAATGCTTAGGGTAATGGGAGTAATAAAATAAATCATGAACAACAGGATTCAAACGGATTATATGGGATTCAAACGGACAAAAATCTGTCTGAATCCGTTTTTATCTGTTTGAATCTGCATTTATTAATATGGCAAAAGGATTTTTTTCACCTGACTGGCAAAGCGTGGTTTTCGAAGGCCGAAACAATGTGGTTTTTGAAAGCCGCAACAAAGAATATGGCGCTTACGAAATCCGCAGGGATTACGGAAAATTTCTTACCAAGGCATTGATTATTTCTGTTGCATCCATTGTACTTGTATTCGCAATTCCATTTGTGGTAAATCTTATCAACGCAACTATTGATGATGCTGCTATTCCAAAAGATATTGTGATGGATTTAGCGCCTCCTCCGCTCGATAAAGCAGAACCTCCTCCGCCTCCTCCGCCTCCTCCGCCTCCTCCGGTGATGGAAACAATCAAGTTCACTCCACCCGAAGTAACAGAAGAGAAAGTGGATGAAATTCCTCCTCCGCAGGAAAAACTGGTAGAGACACACGTTGCCGAAGAAACGCACGAAGGCGATCCGGATGCGCTAGTGATTGCAGACACAAAAAATGATGTGATAGAAGATAATACCGTGTACGACTTGGTTGCTATACAAGAACAACCAAGTTTCCCCGGTGGTGATGGGGAGTTATTCGGCTTCCTTAGAAAAAACATACAGTACCCACAGGTCGAAAAAGAAAACGGCATTCAGGGAAAAGTATTCGTCACTTTTGTTGTTGACAAAGATGGAAGTGTAACGGATGTAGAACTTTATAAAGGTTTAAAAGGCGGTCCCGGCTGCGATAAAGAAGCACAGCGGGTTGTAAAGATGATGCCCAAATGGACTCCGGGAAAACAGAACGGAAAATCCGTTAAGGTGAGATATATCCTTCCGATTCATTTCAAGTTGCAGTAAGTTTTTTTATCCCTCTTCTCGCTAGTTTTTTACAAACCTTTTTGCAAACTGCAAATCCTCATCCGTAACTTTCAACAGATACAATCCCTGCGGAAGTTTCGAAATATTTAACTGCTGTTCTGAACCTGAAACCTGCAACTTGAAACTTGAAACCTTTCTCCCCATCACATCAATAATTTCAAATTGGGTATTTTTTGTTTGCGGCTTGTAGGATATAAAAAGAATATCAGTTGCAGGATTAGGATAAAGCGTTAATTCATTTTTTGTGTTTTGATTTTCCTCCTCTACTCCAAGATTAATTTGCAGGCAAGAAGGAAAACTATCTGCGGCAAACCATTGCTGAATTTTTTGCACATCAAACAGGTTATCATCAAACGATGCTTTGGAAAGCCAAGGCAAAGAAATATCGCGCGACCACACAATTGCAAAATCATAATCAACTTTTGCTCCTTGCAAAAGTGTAAAAGGACCAGATGTAAGTAAAGACCGCCTGTCGCTTGGCGGAGGCGCCCCATTTTCACTCCATCCGGAAGTATCATAAGGAAAATCAGGATATAAAAAATGGGTGGGCGTCATGCCTCCTAAACCTGTACCGCCATATGTGAAAGGTGACCCATTTTGCCATTTGTTATTTAAATAATTATAATATTCAAGAGCTGTTCCAGGGTCTGACTGTGGAAATGCCATGCCACCGATCCAGTAACCAAATCCAGTCATCAAATTTTTTTCTCCCGCCTCATCAATTGTTCCATTATTATTATTATCAATGCTGTCATTGACATCTGCAAGCGGTCCGTTTAAAATAACATTACTCAAAATAGGAGGGCGAGCGCCATAACCACTCGCGGCAACATCATCAATGGAATCCCCATTATATACATACCCATAATTTCCCTGAGGATAACATCCCACATAATCATCCTGATAATTTCCTAAGTCAGCGTCCTGCCATAAGCCAAAGTAAACACTGTCATATTGATTAACGCTCTTGTTAAAAATTTCGTAATGATAAAGTGTTGTATAATTCAAAACTTGTTCGCTGTCGGCAAGCTGCGGACACATGAAAGCATAAGCCATAGCATGAATTTCTACACCTAAAGGCAAACCTCCGGTATTGTCATGAACTCCCTGGTCGTTCATAATCCAGTAAATGCATTGGTCACCTTTTATTTTCGGATAATCTCCGCCTGTGAGCGGGTCATAAATTCCGTTTCCGTTTACATCAACAAATGGCGCACAACTTGAATCAAGTACTGCAGGCCAACCTAAAATGCTGGAGTCTGGAGTATAAGTTGCGTTCTGTACATTTCCGAGTGCCCATTCGTATTTAAACTCTTCAACTTTATATCTATTCACTTTCCAAACAGTATCAAATGCCGATGGATTCACCGCATTAATTGGTCCCGGAAAATAATCGTTACTACCAAAAGAATGTCCGTATTCCTGTCCTGCTAAATGTAAATTGCCTCCCATATCCAATCCGCCCATCCAAATTGCAGAAGCATAAATTGAATGTCTGCCTGAACATTTTGGAACTTCATAACTGCCTACTTGCGTTGTATAATCCCAGTGTAAATCTCCGCGATTCAAAATCATTGTTCTGACTTCATTGATGTCAAGAAAATTCATATTACCCGGATAGGAGGATACTATTGGTGTTT from Bacteroidota bacterium encodes:
- a CDS encoding T9SS type A sorting domain-containing protein, whose protein sequence is MRLLFLSLFLLPLFSFSQNGFTSYGTPTGYKTQQLQNKNAIVIDSNGNKWVAFQRIGLAKYDGSVWTMYNVSNSGLPSDTVNALAVDGANNIWVGTLRGLAKFDGTNWTIYDTSNSSIPNNNILSVAVNGNNIWIGTRTGAAIYNGSAWTTYNKSNSGIVSDTVKCFAFDQSANIFLGTPKGLSRLNGTNWATFNMNNSGLQSNNITCLYYFQGDVWIGTSGGLHKYSSGTIIQAADLITGCTNVAIYTFGNIFSIAQGPSGGIAFSSYAFLIEIFPSTGTIQKYESTYFTTNKAYLAYDAAIGLLLFTNDFSSLYEDLYSFNVNLYTDKTPIVSSYPGNMNFLDINEVRTMILNRGDLHWDYTTQVGSYEVPKCSGRHSIYASAIWMGGLDMGGNLHLAGQEYGHSFGSNDYFPGPINAVNPSAFDTVWKVNRYKVEEFKYEWALGNVQNATYTPDSSILGWPAVLDSSCAPFVDVNGNGIYDPLTGGDYPKIKGDQCIYWIMNDQGVHDNTGGLPLGVEIHAMAYAFMCPQLADSEQVLNYTTLYHYEIFNKSVNQYDSVYFGLWQDADLGNYQDDYVGCYPQGNYGYVYNGDSIDDVAASGYGARPPILSNVILNGPLADVNDSIDNNNNGTIDEAGEKNLMTGFGYWIGGMAFPQSDPGTALEYYNYLNNKWQNGSPFTYGGTGLGGMTPTHFLYPDFPYDTSGWSENGAPPPSDRRSLLTSGPFTLLQGAKVDYDFAIVWSRDISLPWLSKASFDDNLFDVQKIQQWFAADSFPSCLQINLGVEEENQNTKNELTLYPNPATDILFISYKPQTKNTQFEIIDVMGRKVSSFKLQVSGSEQQLNISKLPQGLYLLKVTDEDLQFAKRFVKN